A region of Streptomyces sp. NBC_01267 DNA encodes the following proteins:
- a CDS encoding alkaline phosphatase family protein — MPTPRVLVVGIDGVRLDLLPLLDTPHLDELADDGFLAPVGIDDDTPTMSGPCWTTIVTGVGVAKHGVWGNNFTGNRLGVFPDFTTRLAAEQGRRTFAAGGWEPLFLARQGGPVFAAPSRLAYIAPREDTPQAWEECDQSVTDEAARILSSGEDLDASFVYLGAVDETAHYLGCGPEYRRSIETADRRLGQLLTAVRERPDARSEEWTVIVVTDHGHREEGGHGGRSALERTAWIAANGPGIDPSTPPDSLRHADVAAHVYAALGIGPDLHWTLDGEPFLSRVPQMA; from the coding sequence ATGCCCACACCCCGTGTCCTGGTCGTCGGCATCGACGGCGTCCGCCTCGACCTGCTGCCCCTGCTGGACACCCCGCACCTCGACGAACTCGCGGACGACGGCTTCCTCGCGCCCGTCGGCATCGACGACGACACTCCGACCATGTCGGGTCCCTGCTGGACCACGATCGTCACCGGTGTCGGCGTGGCCAAGCACGGGGTCTGGGGCAACAACTTCACCGGCAACCGGCTCGGGGTGTTCCCCGACTTCACCACCCGGCTGGCCGCCGAGCAGGGGCGGCGGACCTTCGCGGCCGGCGGCTGGGAACCCCTGTTCCTGGCCCGGCAGGGCGGCCCGGTCTTCGCGGCCCCGAGCAGGCTCGCCTACATCGCCCCGCGCGAGGACACCCCGCAGGCCTGGGAGGAGTGCGACCAGAGCGTGACCGACGAAGCCGCACGGATCCTCAGCTCAGGCGAAGACCTGGACGCGTCCTTCGTCTACCTCGGCGCCGTCGACGAGACCGCCCACTACCTCGGCTGCGGCCCCGAGTACCGGCGCTCGATCGAGACCGCGGACCGACGGCTCGGACAGCTCCTCACCGCCGTACGCGAACGGCCCGACGCCCGTTCCGAGGAGTGGACCGTCATCGTGGTGACCGACCACGGTCACCGCGAGGAAGGTGGCCACGGCGGACGAAGCGCACTGGAGCGCACCGCCTGGATCGCCGCGAACGGCCCCGGCATCGACCCCTCGACCCCACCGGACAGCCTCCGGCACGCCGACGTCGCCGCCCACGTCTACGCCGCCCTGGGCATCGGGCCCGACCTGCACTGGACGCTCGACGGGGAGCCCTTCCTGTCCCGTGTTCCGCAGATGGCCTGA
- a CDS encoding GH92 family glycosyl hydrolase: MHLVRPGLSGASSRHRLPRSAPLAWAVVLVIALVALFTPPFAATSRAARTVSSATGRAAHTVSNVGLVDPLIGTTGGSSTEYGGMIPSTAPPFGMTRWSPMTRDNSVGRTPYHHDDTKITGFIGTHQPAIWMGDSGYVVGMPGVGAVKTATAERGLAFSHADETTSPALYTVNMQAGAGQTLRTEMTGTSRVGFLRMTYPHGADPNFVLQATRSGITGQVHVDPGAREITGYNPDRQDKNLGPFKASNFKGYFVARFDTPFTGHGTATGATQYEGQADRTDADLSAYVRFPTGTRTVQVRIATSFISVDQARANLTAEVPDDQTFEQTVGKTRAQWSDKLDRVDLQGSTPDQSAVFYTAMYHALQYPSEMSEHGRYYSAYDDKVHSGVSYTGYSTWDTYRAENAFLTLFAPERINGMVTSMLQDYQQGGWLPMWKNMTETNIMVGTNADSMIAEDMAKGFSGFDRELAYEAVRKDAMTPPDRDTELDFHDREQGTPVEARAGLTTYKQNGWVAADHTSEAGSRTLDYAYEDWAVAQIAKKLGKTDDAKFFLERSNNYKKLFNPATGFMQARNLDGSWANGGWSEGDQWVYTTDVMHDIPGLIDLKGGKEKFASWLDSYFAGGHNNHTNEPSHHAAYLYDFAGQPWKTQEQVRRIAHDNYANSADGLSGNEDCGQMSAWYVLSSLGIYPANPASGQYTVGSPFFDKAVLHLPATSRPLVISAPGAATKPYVQSLSLNGRKITKPFLNHADLVHGGNLKFTMNSAPQAWAATSTPPAADPDLAFGKPVTMINGTSAFGWGKPVEDAVDNDPSTMAQSKDSAPWSLKVDLGAATSVGRMVVDPDWENYPKTYSLKVSTDGENWTTVAAEADSGGTTGCADKGVTTCGQTHAYSFAPVNARYVLLDVTDWTNAKTGTRPTEGWGWALDELEVYDR, from the coding sequence ATGCACCTTGTCAGACCCGGTCTTTCCGGGGCCTCGTCGCGCCACCGGCTCCCCCGGTCGGCGCCCCTGGCCTGGGCCGTCGTGCTCGTGATCGCGCTCGTGGCCCTGTTCACCCCTCCGTTCGCCGCCACCAGCCGGGCGGCCCGCACGGTCTCGTCCGCCACCGGCCGGGCGGCCCACACGGTGTCGAACGTCGGCCTGGTCGACCCGCTCATCGGGACGACCGGCGGCAGCAGTACGGAGTACGGGGGCATGATCCCCAGCACGGCTCCGCCGTTCGGTATGACCAGGTGGTCACCCATGACCCGCGACAATTCCGTCGGCCGTACCCCGTACCACCACGACGACACAAAGATCACGGGCTTCATCGGGACGCACCAGCCGGCGATCTGGATGGGCGACTCCGGCTACGTGGTGGGCATGCCCGGGGTCGGTGCCGTGAAGACGGCCACGGCCGAGCGCGGGCTGGCGTTCAGCCATGCCGACGAGACCACCTCACCCGCGCTCTACACGGTGAACATGCAGGCCGGAGCGGGGCAGACGCTCCGGACGGAGATGACGGGGACGTCGCGGGTCGGGTTCCTGCGGATGACCTACCCGCACGGCGCCGACCCCAACTTCGTTCTGCAGGCCACCCGTTCGGGCATCACCGGCCAGGTGCACGTCGATCCCGGCGCGCGCGAGATCACCGGCTACAACCCCGACCGGCAGGACAAGAACCTCGGTCCGTTCAAGGCGTCGAACTTCAAGGGGTACTTCGTCGCCCGGTTCGACACCCCGTTCACCGGCCACGGTACGGCCACCGGCGCGACGCAGTACGAGGGCCAGGCCGATCGCACCGACGCCGACCTGTCCGCGTACGTGCGCTTCCCGACCGGTACCCGGACGGTCCAGGTCCGGATCGCGACCTCGTTCATCTCGGTCGACCAGGCGCGGGCCAACCTCACCGCCGAAGTGCCCGACGACCAGACCTTCGAGCAGACCGTCGGCAAGACCCGCGCCCAGTGGAGCGACAAGCTCGACCGGGTCGATCTGCAGGGCTCGACGCCCGACCAGTCAGCCGTCTTCTACACCGCGATGTACCACGCCCTGCAGTACCCGTCGGAGATGTCCGAGCACGGCCGCTACTACAGCGCCTACGACGACAAGGTGCACTCCGGCGTCAGCTACACCGGGTATTCGACGTGGGACACCTACCGGGCCGAGAACGCGTTCCTGACGCTCTTCGCCCCGGAACGGATCAACGGCATGGTCACCTCCATGCTGCAGGACTACCAGCAGGGCGGCTGGCTCCCCATGTGGAAGAACATGACGGAGACCAACATCATGGTCGGCACGAACGCCGACTCGATGATCGCCGAGGACATGGCCAAGGGCTTCTCCGGATTCGACCGCGAGCTGGCCTACGAGGCGGTGCGCAAGGACGCGATGACACCGCCGGACCGGGACACCGAACTGGACTTCCACGACCGCGAGCAGGGCACACCCGTGGAGGCAAGGGCGGGCCTGACCACGTACAAACAGAACGGCTGGGTCGCAGCGGACCACACGTCGGAGGCCGGGTCCCGCACGCTGGACTACGCGTACGAGGACTGGGCGGTCGCGCAGATCGCCAAGAAACTCGGCAAGACCGACGACGCGAAGTTCTTCCTGGAACGCAGCAACAACTACAAGAAACTGTTCAACCCCGCGACGGGCTTCATGCAGGCCCGCAACCTCGACGGATCCTGGGCGAACGGGGGCTGGTCCGAGGGCGACCAGTGGGTGTACACGACCGACGTCATGCACGACATCCCCGGGCTGATCGACCTCAAGGGCGGCAAGGAGAAGTTCGCGTCCTGGCTGGACAGCTACTTCGCCGGCGGCCACAACAACCACACCAACGAGCCCAGCCACCACGCCGCCTACCTGTACGACTTCGCCGGCCAGCCGTGGAAGACGCAGGAGCAGGTACGCCGCATCGCCCATGACAACTACGCGAACAGCGCCGACGGGCTCAGCGGCAACGAGGACTGCGGGCAGATGTCCGCCTGGTACGTGCTCTCCTCGCTCGGCATCTACCCGGCCAACCCCGCCTCAGGCCAGTACACAGTCGGAAGCCCGTTCTTCGACAAGGCGGTGCTGCACCTGCCCGCCACGTCCCGTCCCCTGGTGATCAGCGCGCCGGGAGCGGCCACGAAGCCGTACGTCCAGTCGCTGTCCCTCAACGGCCGGAAGATCACCAAGCCCTTCCTGAACCACGCCGACCTGGTCCACGGCGGAAACCTGAAGTTCACCATGAACTCCGCGCCGCAGGCCTGGGCCGCCACCTCGACTCCGCCTGCCGCCGACCCCGACCTGGCCTTCGGCAAGCCGGTCACCATGATCAACGGCACGTCGGCCTTCGGCTGGGGCAAGCCGGTGGAGGACGCGGTCGACAACGACCCCTCGACCATGGCGCAGTCCAAGGACAGCGCCCCGTGGAGCCTGAAGGTCGATCTGGGTGCGGCCACGTCCGTCGGGCGGATGGTGGTCGATCCCGACTGGGAGAACTACCCGAAGACGTACAGCCTCAAGGTCTCGACGGACGGCGAGAACTGGACGACGGTGGCCGCCGAGGCGGACTCCGGGGGCACGACCGGTTGCGCCGACAAGGGGGTGACCACATGTGGTCAGACGCATGCGTACTCGTTCGCCCCGGTGAACGCTCGCTACGTGCTCCTGGACGTCACCGACTGGACGAACGCCAAGACCGGGACACGCCCCACCGAGGGATGGGGCTGGGCGCTCGACGAGTTGGAGGTGTACGACAGGTGA
- a CDS encoding ROK family transcriptional regulator, producing MFPNHSRPLVTAPAETAILALLLAESPLSRVELARRTGLSSTAVTKAARPLIDDGYLHELPPERTAPGAGRPVNPLAVTPDREFIVGVKISADTLIGAVCDLRAQMRTTASRPLGDRDPVSVCELLAELVSELLDTKPEYRARTRHLGIAVSGDVDRPRGRVRYSVLPSWRDVPLADTLAAATGLTVTVENDVKAITSAEHWFGEGIGTEYFALVCIGAGVGSGIVINGELVAGAYGVAGEMGHISIDPAGPRCHCGQVGCVEAIASSDAVLTAVRRTTGQPDLDFDGAVQLARGGDPTAQAAFARAGHAIGVGIATLVNLVGPERVVVTGEGLDTFDLFGPHIKDAYAANCFKAAAKCPLTLRPLPWEEWARGAAVVGIQALFP from the coding sequence GTGTTTCCAAACCACTCTCGGCCACTGGTCACCGCACCGGCCGAAACCGCCATCCTCGCCCTGCTGTTGGCCGAGAGCCCGCTCAGCCGGGTGGAGCTGGCCCGCCGGACGGGGCTGTCCTCGACCGCTGTGACCAAAGCCGCACGACCACTCATCGACGACGGCTACCTGCACGAGCTCCCCCCGGAGCGCACCGCTCCAGGGGCCGGACGCCCCGTGAACCCGCTGGCCGTCACTCCCGACCGGGAGTTCATCGTCGGTGTGAAGATCAGTGCCGATACCCTCATCGGCGCGGTCTGTGACCTGCGGGCCCAGATGCGGACCACCGCCAGCCGGCCTCTGGGCGACCGCGACCCGGTCTCCGTGTGTGAGCTACTGGCCGAGCTCGTCTCCGAACTCCTCGACACGAAACCCGAGTACCGGGCCCGCACCCGGCACCTGGGCATCGCGGTCTCCGGCGACGTGGACCGCCCCCGCGGGCGTGTTCGCTACTCCGTGCTCCCCAGCTGGCGCGATGTACCGCTGGCCGATACCCTCGCCGCGGCGACCGGCCTGACCGTCACCGTGGAGAACGACGTCAAGGCCATCACCTCCGCCGAGCACTGGTTCGGCGAAGGCATCGGCACCGAGTACTTCGCGCTGGTCTGCATCGGAGCCGGGGTCGGTTCCGGCATCGTCATCAACGGTGAGCTGGTCGCCGGGGCGTACGGAGTCGCCGGGGAGATGGGGCACATCAGCATCGACCCGGCCGGACCGCGGTGCCACTGCGGCCAGGTCGGTTGCGTCGAGGCCATCGCATCCAGCGACGCCGTCCTCACTGCCGTACGCCGCACCACCGGCCAACCGGATCTGGACTTCGACGGCGCGGTTCAGCTCGCCCGTGGTGGAGACCCCACCGCACAGGCCGCCTTCGCAAGGGCGGGCCACGCCATCGGCGTCGGCATCGCCACACTGGTGAACCTCGTAGGTCCCGAGCGCGTCGTCGTCACCGGCGAGGGGCTCGACACCTTCGACCTCTTCGGACCGCACATCAAGGACGCCTACGCGGCGAACTGCTTCAAAGCAGCGGCGAAATGCCCGCTGACCCTGCGTCCGCTCCCCTGGGAGGAGTGGGCCCGCGGAGCCGCCGTCGTCGGCATCCAGGCCCTCTTCCCCTGA
- a CDS encoding alpha-galactosidase encodes MPSSVSFDAARELAVLRTPNSVYAVRIGADGSPRHLYWGEQLDAEALGELLVANSPAASSFESDAAPDELAPQTGARFGPAGLQVRFDDGTRGAQWSFTGHTAQDGELRLQLADRRYPLAAELCYRVRPGSDVVERWVELTHTGADGSGPITVDRLDSASWSLPALPDYRLSHLVGGWNSEFQLNRDRLPVAETVLTSRRGVTSHHASPWLALDDGTAGEEHGEVWSTALAWSGSWRITVHRDPVGRTTWTGGFGHEGLSWTIQPGQSLHTPVFAGLYTRDGFGAASRAWHTHIRDTVLPDTDRDRPVLYNSWEATGFDVDGPRELGLARLAARLGAELFVVDDGWFGSRSSDHAGLGDWTPRPEAFPDGLRPLSDEVHRLGMEFGLWVEPEMVNPDSDLYRAHPDWVVHAPTRDATELRNQLMLNFARPEVEAWAHRTLDQLVRDHGIDWFKWDANRVVTEAGWAGAPDPDRLWIDHTRAVYRIMDRLRADHPGLRIEACAGGGGRADLGVLARTDQAWTSDNTDPVDRIGIQHGFSQLFPAQAMAAWVTDNPNITTGRSTPLQFRFHSAMAGALGIGGDLTTWSEEELDEATALVTRYKEIRPLVQRGHQHRLEGLGGVTAVHYASQDDTEHAILAWRPATRYGHPAPTLALPALDPAAHYLDIDEDTVHSGAVLSGQGIDLRLPAGDYSSRLIRLRRTV; translated from the coding sequence ATGCCCTCATCCGTATCCTTCGACGCCGCCCGCGAGCTGGCGGTCCTCCGGACCCCGAACAGCGTCTACGCTGTGCGTATCGGCGCGGACGGCAGCCCCCGGCATCTGTACTGGGGGGAACAGCTCGACGCCGAAGCCCTTGGTGAGCTGCTCGTGGCCAACTCGCCTGCTGCGAGCAGCTTCGAGTCGGACGCGGCCCCGGACGAACTGGCCCCGCAGACCGGTGCGCGGTTCGGACCGGCCGGCCTCCAGGTACGGTTCGACGACGGCACCCGCGGGGCCCAGTGGTCCTTCACCGGCCACACGGCCCAGGACGGCGAACTCCGTCTGCAACTGGCCGATCGCCGGTATCCGCTGGCCGCCGAACTGTGCTACCGCGTCCGTCCCGGAAGCGACGTCGTCGAGCGCTGGGTGGAACTCACCCACACCGGCGCCGACGGTTCGGGGCCGATCACCGTGGACCGGCTGGACTCGGCTTCCTGGTCGCTGCCGGCCCTGCCCGACTACCGGCTCAGTCACCTGGTGGGCGGCTGGAACAGCGAGTTCCAGCTGAACCGCGACCGCCTCCCGGTCGCCGAGACCGTGCTCACCAGCCGCCGCGGTGTCACCAGCCACCATGCCAGTCCCTGGCTCGCTCTCGACGACGGCACCGCCGGCGAGGAACACGGCGAGGTCTGGAGCACCGCTCTGGCCTGGAGCGGGAGTTGGCGCATCACCGTGCACCGCGACCCGGTCGGCCGGACCACCTGGACCGGCGGCTTCGGCCACGAAGGGCTCAGCTGGACCATCCAGCCCGGTCAGAGCCTGCACACACCCGTCTTCGCCGGCCTCTACACCCGCGACGGCTTCGGCGCCGCAAGTCGCGCCTGGCACACCCACATCCGCGACACCGTGCTGCCCGACACCGACCGCGACCGGCCCGTCCTCTACAACTCGTGGGAAGCCACCGGCTTCGACGTGGACGGGCCCCGCGAGCTGGGCCTGGCCCGGCTGGCCGCACGTCTGGGGGCCGAACTCTTCGTCGTCGACGACGGATGGTTCGGCAGCCGCAGCAGCGACCACGCGGGCCTCGGCGACTGGACACCCCGGCCCGAGGCGTTCCCCGACGGTCTGCGCCCGCTGTCCGACGAAGTGCACCGCCTGGGCATGGAGTTCGGGCTGTGGGTGGAGCCGGAGATGGTCAACCCCGACAGCGACCTCTACCGCGCCCATCCCGACTGGGTCGTCCACGCGCCGACGCGGGACGCCACCGAACTGCGCAACCAGCTCATGCTGAACTTCGCCCGCCCGGAGGTCGAGGCCTGGGCCCACCGCACCCTGGACCAGCTGGTGCGCGACCACGGCATCGACTGGTTCAAGTGGGATGCCAACAGGGTCGTCACCGAAGCCGGATGGGCCGGTGCCCCGGACCCCGACCGGCTGTGGATCGATCACACCCGCGCCGTCTACCGGATCATGGACCGTCTCCGCGCGGACCACCCCGGCCTCCGCATCGAGGCGTGCGCGGGCGGCGGCGGACGGGCCGACCTCGGCGTCCTTGCCCGCACCGACCAGGCCTGGACCTCCGACAACACCGATCCCGTCGACCGGATCGGCATCCAGCACGGCTTCAGCCAGCTCTTCCCCGCCCAGGCCATGGCCGCCTGGGTGACCGACAACCCCAACATCACCACCGGCCGCAGCACCCCTCTCCAGTTCCGCTTCCACTCCGCCATGGCCGGAGCGCTCGGCATCGGCGGGGACCTCACCACCTGGTCCGAGGAGGAGCTCGACGAGGCCACCGCGCTCGTCACCCGGTACAAGGAGATCCGCCCCCTGGTCCAGCGCGGCCACCAGCACCGCCTCGAAGGCCTCGGCGGAGTGACCGCCGTGCACTACGCGTCCCAGGACGACACCGAACACGCCATCCTCGCCTGGCGCCCCGCGACCCGCTACGGCCACCCGGCCCCCACGCTCGCACTTCCGGCCCTGGACCCCGCGGCCCACTACCTCGACATCGACGAGGACACCGTCCACAGCGGCGCCGTCCTGTCCGGGCAGGGCATCGACCTGCGGCTGCCCGCCGGGGACTACTCCAGCCGCCTGATCCGGCTGCGCCGCACCGTCTGA